A genomic window from Candidatus Bathyarchaeota archaeon includes:
- a CDS encoding exosome complex exonuclease Rrp41 produces MVDKKGIRLDGRKVDELRPVKMEVGVLPNADGSSYLEQGRNKILVGVYGPKEAHPRHIAQQDRAVIQCRYHMAPFSVDERKSPAPSRRDVELSKVIREALEPAVFLEYYPRTSIQVYIEILQADGGTRCAGITAAALALADAGIPMRDLVVACAAGKASGKIALDLMDTEDKVGEADVPVAYMPNLDAITLLQMDGNLSTEEFETAVNMAVEGCKKLYEVQKEALKAKYVIEEEKEE; encoded by the coding sequence TTGGTTGACAAAAAAGGCATTCGTTTAGATGGACGAAAAGTGGATGAATTGCGTCCAGTAAAAATGGAAGTTGGTGTTCTTCCAAACGCAGATGGTTCATCATATCTAGAACAAGGACGAAACAAAATTCTTGTTGGTGTCTACGGACCTAAAGAGGCACATCCACGCCATATAGCCCAACAAGATCGCGCTGTTATTCAATGTCGTTATCATATGGCACCTTTCTCTGTTGATGAACGAAAGTCTCCTGCTCCTTCAAGAAGAGATGTTGAGCTCTCCAAAGTTATTCGAGAAGCCTTAGAGCCAGCAGTTTTTCTTGAATATTATCCCCGTACCTCAATTCAAGTATACATAGAAATTTTACAAGCTGACGGCGGAACAAGATGTGCAGGAATAACTGCTGCCGCTCTTGCACTGGCTGACGCTGGAATTCCTATGCGCGACTTAGTTGTAGCATGTGCAGCAGGTAAAGCTAGCGGAAAAATCGCCCTTGACCTAATGGACACAGAAGACAAAGTTGGTGAAGCCGACGTGCCTGTAGCTTACATGCCTAACTTGGATGCAATTACTTTATTGCAAATGGACGGAAATCTATCCACTGAAGAATTCGAGACTGCAGTTAATATGGCTGTTGAAGGATGTAAAAAACTGTATGAAGTTCAGAAGGAAGCGTTAAAGGCAAAATATGTTATTGAGGAGGAAAAAGAAGAATGA
- a CDS encoding exosome complex protein Rrp42: MTSSVVVNVKKKRISELLKDGQRTDGRGLTDYRDIQIELGVIEKAEGSARVHLGQTDVMVGIKIGTGTPFPDTPDKGVLTCNAELVPLASPDFETGPPGEDAVELARVVDRGIRESGAIDVEKLCVEPGKLVFVVFVDIYVLNHDGNLIDASAIAALAALINAKMFKYTVEDCQIVKKPGYTPLPVIDHPVAVTFAKIGDKLILDTGLDEEHVMDARLTITMNKDGNICAMQKGGGGGFFTKEEIFEAVKIASEKSAELRKIVVKS; this comes from the coding sequence ATGACCTCATCTGTTGTAGTAAATGTGAAAAAGAAACGAATAAGTGAGCTTCTAAAAGACGGTCAAAGAACCGATGGACGCGGACTTACCGACTACCGTGATATCCAAATCGAACTTGGAGTAATCGAAAAGGCTGAAGGTTCTGCTCGTGTACATCTAGGTCAAACTGATGTTATGGTTGGCATTAAAATCGGAACTGGAACTCCGTTCCCTGATACCCCTGATAAAGGTGTTCTTACTTGCAACGCTGAACTTGTGCCTCTTGCCTCTCCAGATTTTGAAACTGGACCACCCGGTGAAGACGCCGTAGAGTTAGCTCGAGTTGTAGACCGTGGAATACGTGAATCTGGAGCAATCGATGTGGAAAAACTCTGTGTGGAACCTGGTAAACTGGTGTTCGTTGTTTTCGTGGACATTTATGTTCTTAATCATGACGGAAACTTAATTGACGCTTCAGCTATTGCAGCTTTGGCAGCTTTGATTAATGCAAAAATGTTCAAGTATACTGTAGAAGATTGTCAGATCGTGAAGAAGCCAGGGTATACTCCTCTTCCTGTGATTGACCATCCTGTAGCAGTTACTTTTGCGAAAATAGGCGATAAGCTCATATTGGACACTGGACTTGATGAAGAACACGTCATGGATGCAAGATTGACGATAACAATGAACAAAGACGGAAACATCTGCGCAATGCAGAAAGGTGGCGGCGGAGGCTTCTTTACCAAAGAAGAAATATTTGAAGCAGTAAAAATTGCATCTGAAAAGTCTGCAGAATTAAGAAAAATCGTGGTTAAAAGCTGA
- a CDS encoding 50S ribosomal protein L37ae → MGRNTKKVAMTRGLGTRYGATIRKRYVKVLTEVRRTHKCPQCGAEAVKRESVGIWNCRKCDVTFAGGAYTPVTKLGVVAKRQVKSATSSES, encoded by the coding sequence ATGGGAAGAAATACAAAAAAAGTTGCGATGACTCGAGGTCTTGGTACTCGTTATGGTGCAACAATCAGGAAACGTTACGTCAAAGTATTAACAGAAGTCAGACGGACCCACAAATGCCCACAATGTGGTGCAGAAGCGGTCAAGCGTGAAAGCGTCGGTATTTGGAACTGTCGAAAATGTGATGTAACTTTTGCTGGTGGAGCCTATACTCCAGTTACAAAACTTGGAGTTGTAGCAAAGCGCCAAGTAAAGAGTGCAACCTCTTCCGAATCCTAA
- a CDS encoding prefoldin subunit beta — protein sequence MSEEISKLPPQVQQRLMRLQQLQQTLQGVMAQKQQLEMQLNEVEQAKVELEKLDETAVVYKSIGALLVKSEKNTVETELSERKELLKMRVDVIAKQDERIKTQVKELQEQLQQDLSPVSGSA from the coding sequence ATGAGCGAAGAGATTTCTAAACTTCCACCCCAAGTACAGCAACGATTAATGAGGCTTCAACAGTTACAACAAACCCTTCAAGGTGTAATGGCACAAAAACAGCAGCTAGAAATGCAACTCAACGAAGTTGAACAAGCCAAAGTTGAATTAGAAAAACTAGATGAAACTGCTGTTGTTTACAAATCCATTGGTGCACTTCTTGTAAAATCGGAAAAAAATACTGTTGAAACAGAACTTTCTGAACGTAAAGAACTCTTGAAAATGAGAGTTGACGTGATAGCCAAACAAGATGAGCGCATTAAAACTCAGGTCAAAGAGCTTCAAGAGCAACTGCAGCAAGACTTGAGTCCCGTATCTGGTTCTGCTTAG
- a CDS encoding DUF3194 domain-containing protein — protein MAEIGIPELTLEQVQELCEKAELAARKYVLSQVSTSRIIDLDVFVDAQGIKPITIDVDVNVVLSPIMKDFDVEYLTREATKQAFIVIEEYLRELKCKSEK, from the coding sequence TTGGCAGAAATTGGCATCCCTGAACTTACCCTTGAGCAAGTGCAAGAACTATGTGAAAAGGCAGAATTAGCTGCCCGAAAATATGTTCTTTCTCAGGTGTCTACAAGCAGAATAATTGACCTTGATGTATTTGTGGATGCCCAAGGCATCAAACCCATAACGATAGACGTTGACGTAAACGTTGTATTATCCCCAATAATGAAAGACTTTGATGTTGAATACTTAACCAGAGAAGCAACAAAACAAGCCTTCATTGTTATTGAAGAATACTTGAGGGAACTCAAGTGCAAATCAGAAAAATAA
- a CDS encoding DHH family phosphoesterase produces MQIRKITSLIDKLDAKLVVLLCHHNADPDAIGAAFAFDNLLKQLRPNLKTEIGAAAGPSKLSKAVIKAVNVELTDQPQIEKADLVVLLDTNTTQQLDDWAALLQPAQPILLIDHHAPHPETEHISALSVTDETASSTCEIVYRLFKEAKIKPSVASAKALFLGIAFDSRHFILAGSETLKIVAELAQIVNPRETLPILSLPMDYSERVARLKTAGRMKIVKVNNWLIALSRLSTFQASAARGLVAFGAHVAIVAGEKDGGIQVSFRASYEFFTETGIHMGRDLATPLGEFLGGMGGGHSVSAGANGNGDVNGCLNFCEKLIKQKLS; encoded by the coding sequence GTGCAAATCAGAAAAATAACCTCTTTAATCGACAAGCTTGATGCTAAACTAGTCGTTCTTTTATGTCATCATAACGCAGACCCCGATGCAATTGGCGCGGCTTTTGCTTTTGACAACTTGTTAAAACAGTTAAGGCCAAACTTAAAAACTGAAATTGGGGCTGCTGCTGGACCTAGTAAACTTTCCAAAGCTGTAATTAAAGCTGTAAATGTGGAGCTTACTGATCAGCCTCAGATAGAAAAAGCTGATTTGGTTGTTTTACTTGACACAAATACTACCCAACAGTTGGATGACTGGGCTGCCCTGCTCCAACCTGCGCAGCCGATACTTTTGATTGACCATCACGCCCCGCATCCTGAAACTGAACATATTTCAGCTCTTTCAGTAACTGATGAAACTGCTTCTTCGACTTGTGAAATCGTTTACAGGCTGTTTAAAGAAGCAAAAATCAAGCCATCTGTTGCTTCTGCAAAAGCGCTGTTTCTTGGAATTGCTTTTGACAGCAGACACTTCATTTTGGCTGGTTCGGAAACTTTAAAAATTGTTGCAGAACTTGCACAAATTGTAAACCCTCGAGAGACACTTCCTATTCTTTCATTGCCTATGGATTATTCGGAACGTGTTGCCCGACTAAAAACCGCTGGTAGGATGAAAATTGTGAAAGTCAATAACTGGTTGATTGCCCTTTCTCGTCTTAGCACTTTTCAAGCTTCAGCTGCTCGCGGACTGGTTGCCTTTGGGGCTCATGTTGCTATTGTTGCAGGAGAAAAAGATGGTGGAATTCAAGTAAGTTTTAGAGCCTCCTACGAATTCTTTACCGAAACTGGAATCCACATGGGTCGCGATTTGGCAACACCCCTTGGTGAATTTTTGGGGGGTATGGGTGGTGGGCATTCTGTTTCTGCTGGTGCAAACGGCAATGGAGACGTAAATGGGTGTCTGAATTTTTGTGAAAAGCTCATAAAACAGAAATTAAGTTAA
- a CDS encoding ATP-binding cassette domain-containing protein: MAVIETNNLTYSYPNAKTPSIKNVSITINKGDFVILTGPSGCGKTTLCRCFNGLVPHFYNGILVGKISVAGLNVAEHQIHELARHVGLVFQNPENQLFALSVEKDVAFGLENFAMPRDEMRKRVDWALEQAGISELTERPPHELSGGQQQRVAIASVLAMQPDIIILDEPTSFLDPLGAEKIFEVISQLNKELGITIILVEHRLDLAAKYANRVIVMNNGEIAMAGTPQEIFTSEQARLIGIGIPKATELYQYLKKNGIDLKTIPVTPEEVAQLLREALKNA; this comes from the coding sequence TTGGCAGTGATTGAAACTAATAATCTTACATATTCTTATCCTAACGCTAAAACGCCGTCAATTAAGAATGTTTCAATCACAATAAACAAGGGCGATTTTGTAATTTTAACTGGTCCCAGCGGATGCGGAAAAACAACTCTTTGTCGGTGCTTTAATGGTTTGGTTCCCCATTTTTACAATGGCATTTTGGTAGGAAAAATATCCGTTGCTGGATTAAATGTAGCTGAACATCAAATTCATGAACTTGCTCGCCATGTTGGGTTAGTGTTCCAAAACCCGGAAAATCAATTATTTGCATTATCCGTTGAAAAAGATGTTGCCTTTGGATTAGAAAATTTTGCCATGCCCCGCGATGAAATGAGAAAACGAGTAGACTGGGCGCTGGAACAAGCAGGAATAAGTGAACTAACCGAAAGACCCCCTCACGAACTTTCAGGTGGACAACAACAACGGGTTGCTATAGCTTCAGTTCTAGCAATGCAGCCCGACATTATAATACTTGATGAACCCACTTCTTTTCTTGACCCTTTGGGTGCAGAAAAAATTTTTGAAGTAATAAGCCAACTCAACAAAGAACTAGGAATCACTATCATTCTGGTCGAACATCGCCTTGATCTTGCAGCAAAGTATGCTAACCGTGTTATTGTAATGAACAACGGTGAAATTGCCATGGCTGGAACTCCCCAAGAAATTTTTACCTCAGAACAAGCTCGGCTAATTGGCATTGGAATTCCAAAAGCCACTGAACTGTATCAATATCTAAAGAAGAATGGAATTGACCTGAAAACCATTCCAGTTACTCCAGAAGAAGTGGCACAACTTTTGCGGGAGGCTTTAAAGAATGCTTGA
- a CDS encoding ABC transporter ATP-binding protein, which yields MLEVKDLYYSYSTGFEALKGINLTVNDGEFLAIMGQNGAGKTTLVKHFNGLLKPTHGEVLVDGVSTRDVSVAKLARNVGFVFQNPDHQLFSETVEDEIAFALKNFGFEEAVIKKQVDWALNLLDVVQYRKTSPFMLSGGERKRVALASILAWDPQVVILDEPTIGQDHRQKEKLQHFILQLNAQKKTVVVVTHDVEFVAECNPRVILMRQGQILLDGVAEKILNDTKLLAQASIVPPQITKIFLELEDLGLPTDVIDVHEATKILLNRLRKKS from the coding sequence ATGCTTGAAGTAAAAGACCTCTATTACTCTTACTCTACTGGTTTTGAAGCCCTGAAAGGAATCAACCTCACAGTAAATGACGGGGAATTCTTGGCGATCATGGGTCAAAATGGGGCTGGAAAAACTACTTTAGTTAAACACTTTAACGGACTGTTGAAACCCACCCACGGTGAAGTCCTTGTTGACGGCGTGAGCACCCGGGACGTAAGTGTTGCTAAGTTGGCTCGTAATGTTGGTTTTGTGTTCCAAAATCCTGACCATCAATTATTTAGTGAAACAGTAGAAGACGAAATTGCTTTTGCTCTAAAGAACTTTGGCTTCGAAGAAGCAGTAATCAAAAAACAAGTTGATTGGGCGCTGAATCTACTGGATGTGGTGCAGTACAGAAAAACTTCACCTTTTATGCTCAGTGGCGGAGAACGAAAACGGGTAGCTTTAGCTTCAATTCTTGCATGGGATCCTCAGGTAGTTATTTTGGATGAACCCACTATTGGTCAGGACCATCGCCAGAAAGAAAAGTTGCAACATTTTATTTTGCAGTTGAATGCCCAGAAAAAAACTGTAGTTGTTGTTACTCACGATGTGGAATTTGTAGCAGAATGTAATCCTCGAGTTATTTTGATGCGCCAAGGCCAGATTTTGCTTGACGGTGTAGCTGAAAAAATTTTAAATGACACAAAGTTGTTGGCGCAGGCTTCTATTGTTCCTCCTCAGATTACCAAGATTTTTTTGGAACTAGAAGATTTGGGGTTGCCTACTGATGTTATTGACGTTCATGAAGCCACAAAAATTTTACTAAACCGGTTGAGGAAAAAATCATGA
- a CDS encoding energy-coupling factor transporter transmembrane protein EcfT: MSVFEGFKFRKVSSLVHDLDPRVKFFFVLVLFVMAILFTNLFALLVLFMVPLPFVFVAKVNRQWLRSLRGALLLAVFIFATNFIFGFLYPASFPQITPPVDTAFEYLVLLERSISMTLRFVVLIASFSVFFLTTSPDHLGLALQQSHVPYEFCFAFTTAVRFVPVLADEAQTIMDAQKARGLELERGNLLKRVRNYIPILIPLIVNAIRRSLELAEAMESRAWGASKNRTNLYALKLKRSDYVLVVISVVMLIVAVYIWLNVSIPSLSAVLFPAMV; this comes from the coding sequence ATGAGCGTTTTTGAAGGATTCAAGTTCAGAAAAGTTTCTTCTTTGGTTCATGATTTAGACCCACGGGTCAAGTTTTTCTTTGTTTTAGTCTTGTTTGTTATGGCTATCCTGTTCACGAACCTGTTCGCGTTGCTTGTTTTGTTTATGGTTCCTTTGCCTTTCGTATTTGTTGCCAAAGTTAACCGTCAATGGTTGCGTTCCCTGCGAGGTGCCTTACTGTTGGCAGTGTTTATTTTTGCAACTAACTTCATTTTTGGGTTCTTGTATCCTGCATCGTTTCCTCAAATAACTCCTCCAGTGGATACTGCTTTCGAATATTTGGTGCTGTTGGAGCGCTCCATATCAATGACCCTGCGTTTTGTTGTTTTAATTGCATCTTTTTCTGTTTTCTTTTTAACAACTTCCCCCGATCATCTCGGGTTAGCCCTGCAGCAAAGTCATGTTCCTTACGAGTTTTGTTTTGCTTTCACTACTGCGGTTCGTTTCGTTCCCGTTTTAGCTGACGAAGCCCAAACCATAATGGATGCCCAAAAAGCCCGCGGGCTAGAACTAGAGCGTGGAAACTTGCTTAAACGGGTCAGAAATTATATTCCAATTCTTATTCCATTGATAGTGAATGCAATTCGAAGAAGCCTTGAACTTGCTGAAGCGATGGAATCCCGTGCCTGGGGTGCTAGCAAAAATCGTACAAATTTGTATGCCCTCAAGTTGAAGCGGTCTGATTATGTACTGGTTGTGATCTCTGTTGTGATGTTAATAGTTGCAGTTTACATTTGGCTTAATGTTTCAATTCCTTCGTTAAGTGCAGTTCTTTTTCCCGCGATGGTTTGA
- a CDS encoding aspartate kinase: MKFGGSSVANGEKIRNVANLIKDNKNDNQIVVVVSALQGITNQLIQAAVQAKTGNTKFIKEFKQEILERHQTTIKEAIQDTVIQEIVWKLVESRICELEQVLTGISYVGELTPKSRDLVISFGEKLSAPIVSATLNDIRVASEHFTGGEAGIVTDSNFGEASLLMNVTKFELKKNIEPLLEKGTVPVITGFIAQTQNGETTTVGRGGSDYTATIVGAALEAEEIWIWTDVDGLMTSDPKLVPEAKIIPKISFQEATELTIFGAKAMHPRALEPARKEGIPVRIRNVFNPSNHGTLIMENGKLETKNGVKAVTIVKNVALITVSGSGMVGAPGTAAKVFEVLGKENINILMISQSVSEANISIVIHRSLLERAVNTLELALLGKEFIHEIISEDDVCVVAVLGAGMKGMVGVASRIFSAVASKKINVNMIAQGSSELNVSFVVKEKDGPETVKAIHKEFKLDEK, encoded by the coding sequence ATGAAATTTGGAGGTAGCTCTGTCGCCAATGGCGAAAAAATCCGCAACGTAGCAAACCTGATTAAAGACAACAAAAACGATAACCAAATAGTGGTAGTTGTTTCAGCTCTGCAAGGAATAACTAACCAACTAATTCAAGCAGCTGTACAGGCAAAGACAGGCAACACCAAATTCATCAAAGAATTCAAGCAAGAAATCCTTGAACGCCACCAAACCACAATAAAAGAGGCAATCCAAGACACAGTAATCCAAGAAATCGTTTGGAAACTAGTAGAATCCAGAATATGTGAACTAGAACAAGTACTAACTGGAATCAGCTACGTGGGAGAACTCACCCCAAAATCCCGAGACCTTGTAATCTCTTTTGGAGAAAAACTGTCTGCCCCAATCGTAAGCGCAACTTTAAATGATATAAGGGTAGCTTCGGAACATTTCACAGGGGGAGAAGCAGGGATAGTAACTGACTCAAACTTTGGAGAAGCTAGTTTGCTGATGAACGTTACTAAATTTGAACTCAAAAAGAACATAGAACCCCTCTTAGAGAAGGGAACGGTCCCAGTAATCACAGGGTTTATCGCCCAAACCCAAAACGGAGAAACCACCACTGTAGGTAGAGGAGGATCAGATTACACAGCCACTATCGTAGGGGCAGCCCTTGAAGCCGAAGAAATCTGGATATGGACCGACGTAGACGGCTTGATGACCTCAGACCCTAAACTGGTTCCTGAAGCAAAAATAATCCCAAAAATTAGCTTCCAAGAAGCAACCGAACTAACAATCTTTGGCGCAAAAGCAATGCACCCCCGAGCCCTTGAACCCGCAAGAAAAGAAGGTATACCCGTAAGAATCAGAAACGTGTTCAACCCAAGCAACCATGGAACCCTGATAATGGAAAACGGCAAACTGGAAACAAAAAATGGAGTTAAAGCAGTAACTATCGTCAAAAACGTTGCCCTTATAACCGTCAGCGGCTCAGGCATGGTTGGTGCCCCTGGAACGGCAGCCAAAGTTTTTGAAGTTCTGGGAAAAGAAAACATCAACATATTGATGATTTCCCAAAGTGTTTCTGAAGCTAACATTTCCATAGTAATTCATCGAAGCCTTCTGGAACGGGCAGTTAACACCCTTGAACTTGCATTGCTAGGAAAAGAATTCATCCATGAAATCATCTCCGAAGACGACGTATGCGTAGTCGCAGTCCTAGGCGCAGGCATGAAAGGCATGGTAGGTGTAGCTTCCAGAATCTTTTCAGCAGTAGCTAGCAAAAAAATCAACGTTAACATGATAGCCCAAGGCTCATCTGAACTCAACGTGTCCTTTGTGGTCAAAGAAAAAGACGGACCAGAAACAGTCAAAGCAATTCACAAAGAATTCAAACTGGACGAAAAATAA
- a CDS encoding homoserine dehydrogenase has product MRIILVGWGVVGQSLAQIFLDRKKDLAKKYGFRPRIVAVVDKKGAAINPKGLDLKEMLKLKKQHGTVSASIQYGKSDMTALEVIESVEAEAMIEVSPTNIETAEPGLSYIKSAFKTSKHVVTTNKGPLALALPALTELAEFNNVQLRFSGTVGAGTPVLEFAKNCLQGDKILSVSGILNGTTNYILTEMDEKHLTFDVALKAAQELGFAEADPTMDVDGYDAAAKLVIMANWIMDKKVTINDVEIKGIRDVSAKDIAEANKKGCTIKLIGSITEKLKVEPQQISKHHPLAVDGALNAVTFVSESAGEQTIIGLGAGGVETASAVLRDLLDIKQTIAHKMAT; this is encoded by the coding sequence ATGAGGATTATTTTGGTGGGTTGGGGCGTTGTTGGTCAGAGTTTGGCTCAAATTTTTTTGGACCGAAAAAAGGATTTGGCGAAAAAGTATGGTTTTCGCCCCCGAATTGTTGCAGTAGTTGATAAAAAAGGCGCAGCCATAAACCCGAAAGGGTTAGACCTTAAAGAAATGCTCAAATTAAAAAAACAGCACGGAACGGTCTCGGCAAGCATTCAATACGGCAAATCCGACATGACCGCCCTAGAAGTCATCGAATCTGTTGAGGCAGAAGCCATGATAGAAGTAAGCCCTACCAACATCGAAACCGCCGAACCGGGACTATCATATATCAAATCTGCATTCAAAACAAGCAAACACGTGGTTACCACAAACAAAGGACCATTAGCTTTAGCCTTGCCTGCTTTGACTGAGCTTGCAGAATTCAACAACGTTCAACTAAGATTTAGCGGAACCGTAGGTGCAGGAACCCCAGTTTTGGAGTTTGCCAAAAACTGTTTGCAGGGCGACAAAATCCTTTCAGTTAGCGGAATTTTGAACGGAACAACCAACTATATCTTAACGGAAATGGACGAAAAACACCTCACTTTTGATGTAGCTCTGAAAGCAGCCCAAGAACTAGGTTTTGCTGAAGCGGATCCTACCATGGATGTTGATGGTTACGATGCAGCGGCAAAACTTGTGATTATGGCGAACTGGATTATGGATAAAAAAGTCACAATTAACGACGTGGAAATTAAGGGGATACGGGATGTTTCAGCTAAAGACATTGCTGAGGCTAACAAGAAAGGCTGCACCATTAAACTGATTGGCTCCATTACAGAAAAACTAAAAGTTGAGCCTCAACAAATATCCAAACATCATCCCTTGGCTGTGGACGGGGCATTGAACGCAGTGACCTTTGTTTCCGAGTCAGCGGGAGAACAAACAATAATTGGTCTAGGAGCAGGCGGAGTCGAAACCGCAAGCGCAGTACTGCGAGACCTTCTAGACATAAAACAAACTATCGCCCACAAAATGGCAACATAA
- a CDS encoding cofactor-independent phosphoglycerate mutase: MKYILILGDGMADYPIAELGDKTPLQVANKPNMDLIAAKGQNGLLKTVPDSMNPGSGPAILSVLGYDPQVYYSGRGPLEAAGRNIHLNKQDVAFRCNLITEKDGKLIDYAADHISSKEASQLIEEIKEKTPRPDNIEFFVGLDYRHFLVIRDYLPKEIVDCTLPHNAIGEKVSDILPKAESEKAKNVEKELKEMILGSKAILENHPVNLARAKVGKNPGNMIWPWGGGRVPVLPTFKERFGVSSAVISAVDLVKGIGRYAGMKVVEVPGVTGLFDTNYEGKADYALEALNDYDLVFVHVEAPDEAGHAKDYELKIKTIEDLDKRLIGRIMDNIDQDVALAVLPDHPTPIKIGTHTRDPVPFAIYNPTNPPDNIKQFDEQNAKNGKYGTIEGPTFMTKFLNK, translated from the coding sequence ATGAAGTACATACTTATTCTTGGAGACGGAATGGCAGATTACCCAATAGCCGAACTTGGCGACAAAACACCCCTTCAAGTGGCAAACAAGCCCAACATGGATTTAATTGCAGCCAAAGGCCAGAACGGATTATTGAAAACAGTTCCAGATAGCATGAATCCAGGTTCGGGACCTGCAATTTTGTCTGTTCTAGGCTACGATCCACAGGTATATTATTCAGGACGAGGACCATTAGAAGCAGCCGGCAGAAACATCCATTTGAACAAACAAGATGTAGCCTTTAGATGCAATTTGATTACAGAAAAAGACGGTAAATTGATTGATTATGCTGCAGACCACATTTCAAGTAAAGAAGCTTCTCAGCTGATAGAAGAAATCAAGGAAAAAACGCCCAGACCAGATAATATTGAATTTTTTGTTGGTTTGGATTATCGACATTTTTTGGTAATCCGAGATTACTTACCTAAAGAAATAGTGGATTGCACCTTGCCACATAATGCGATTGGAGAAAAGGTTTCAGACATTTTGCCAAAGGCAGAATCTGAAAAAGCAAAAAATGTAGAAAAAGAACTAAAGGAGATGATTTTGGGTTCTAAGGCAATTTTGGAAAATCATCCTGTGAATCTTGCCCGAGCAAAAGTTGGTAAAAATCCAGGCAACATGATTTGGCCGTGGGGTGGGGGTCGCGTTCCTGTTTTGCCTACGTTTAAAGAGCGGTTTGGTGTAAGTTCAGCAGTGATTTCTGCGGTAGATTTAGTGAAAGGCATTGGGAGGTATGCAGGAATGAAGGTTGTCGAGGTCCCCGGTGTTACAGGTTTATTTGATACTAACTATGAGGGAAAAGCCGATTATGCGTTAGAGGCATTGAATGATTATGATTTGGTGTTTGTTCATGTGGAAGCTCCAGATGAAGCAGGGCACGCTAAAGACTACGAACTAAAAATTAAGACGATTGAGGATTTGGACAAACGGCTGATTGGGCGCATAATGGATAACATCGATCAGGATGTTGCCCTTGCTGTTTTGCCTGACCATCCCACTCCGATAAAAATTGGCACCCACACCCGTGACCCCGTGCCCTTTGCAATCTACAATCCAACAAACCCCCCTGATAATATCAAACAATTCGACGAACAAAACGCCAAAAACGGCAAATATGGCACAATAGAAGGACCAACCTTCATGACAAAATTTCTAAACAAATAA